A single genomic interval of Armigeres subalbatus isolate Guangzhou_Male chromosome 1, GZ_Asu_2, whole genome shotgun sequence harbors:
- the LOC134212656 gene encoding LOW QUALITY PROTEIN: trichohyalin-like (The sequence of the model RefSeq protein was modified relative to this genomic sequence to represent the inferred CDS: substituted 2 bases at 2 genomic stop codons) yields EGRRKEEERRKKEEGRRKKEEGRRKKKEGRRKEEERRKKEEGRRKKEEERRKKEEGRRKKEKEEGRRKEEERRKKEEGRRKKEEGRRKKEEGRRKKEEGRRKEEERRKKEEGRRKKEEERRKKEEGRRKKEEGRRKKEEGRRKKEEGRRKKAEGRRKKEEGRREKEKKEEGRRKKEEGRRKKEEGRRKKEEGRRKKEAGRRKKEEGRRKKEEGRRKKEEGRRKKEEGRRKKEEGRRKKEEGRRKKKEGRRKEEEGRRKKEEGRRKKKERRRKKEEGRRKKEEGRRKKEEERRKKEERRRKKEEERRKKEEGRRKKEEGRRKKEEGRRKKEEGRRKKEEGRRKTEEERRKKKGGRRKKEEGRRKKEEERKKKEEGRRKKEEGRRKKEEERRKKEEGRKKKEEGRRKKEEGRRKKEEGRRKKEEGRRKKEEGRRKKEEGRRKKEXGRRKTEEARREKEDGRRKKEEGRRKKKEGRRKNEEERRKKEDGRSKKGEGRRKKKEGRRKEEEGRRKKXEGRRKTEEERRKKEEGRRKKQEGRRKKEEERRK; encoded by the exons gaaggaagaaggaaggaagaagaaagaaggaagaaggaagaaggaagaaggaagaaggaagaaggaagaaggaagaagaaagaaggaagaaggaaggaagaagaaagaaggaagaaggaagaaggaagaaggaagaaggaagaagaaagaaggaagaaggaagaaggaagaaggaagaaggaa aaagaagaaggaagaaggaaggaagaagaaagaaggaagaaggaagaaggaagaaggaagaaggaagaaggaagaaggaagaaggaagaaggaagaaggaagaaagaagaaggaagaaggaaggaagaagaaagaaggaagaaggaagaaggaagaaggaagaaggaagaagaaagaaggaagaaggaagaaggaagaaggaagaaggaagaaggaagaaggaagaaagaagaaggaagaaggaagaaggaagaaggaagaaggaagaaggcagaaggaagaaggaagaaggaagaaggaagaagggagaaggaa aagaaggaagaaggaagaaggaagaaggaagaaggaagaaggaagaaggaagaaggaagaaggaagaaggaagaaggaagaaggaagaaggaagcaggaagaaggaagaaggaagaaggaagaaggaagaaggaagaaggaagaaggaagaaggaagaaggaaggaggaagaaggaagaaggaagaaggaagaaggaagaaggaagaaggaagaaggaagaaggaagaaggaagaagaaagaaggaagaagaaaggaggaagaaggaagaaggaagaaggaagaaggaagaaggaagaagaaagaaagaagaaggaagaaggaagaaggaagaaggaagaaggaagaaggaagaaggaagaaggaagaagaaagaaggaagaaggaagaaagaagaaggaagaaggaagaagaaagaaggaagaaggaagaaggaagaaggaagaaggaagaaggaagaaggaagaaggaagaaggaagaaggaagaaggaagaaggaagaaggaagaaggaagaagggagaaggaagacggaagaagaaagaaggaagaagaaaggaggaagaaggaagaaggaagaaggaagaaggaagaaggaagaagaaagaaagaagaaggaagaaggaagaaggaagaaggaagaaggaagaaggaagaaggaagaagaaagaaggaagaaagaagaaggaagaaagaagaaggaagaaggaagaaggaagaaggaagaaggaagaaggaagaaagaagaaggaagaaggaagaaggaagaaggaagaaggaagaaggaagaaggaagaaggaagaaggaagaaggaagaaggaagaaggaataaggaagaaggaagacggaagaagcaagaagggagaaggaagacggaagaagaaagaaggaagaaggaagaaggaagaaaaaagaaggaagaaggaagaatgaagaagaaagaaggaagaaggaagacggaagaagcaagaagggagaaggaagaaggaagaagaaagaaggaagaaggaaggaggaagaaggaagacggaagaagtaagaagggagaaggaagacggaagaagaaagaaggaagaaggaagaaggaagaaggaagaagcaagaagggagaaggaagaaggaagaagaaagaaggaag